One part of the Ornithodoros turicata isolate Travis chromosome 2, ASM3712646v1, whole genome shotgun sequence genome encodes these proteins:
- the LOC135386111 gene encoding FYVE and coiled-coil domain-containing protein 1-like isoform X2, producing MEKVGFRIFFVRQDSSFCGKKDTNDRAPVPAMASGIHIDKVVADIREFVKELCKEYQETLIPINDDNVNLHKLCTKLEHVVQHGQKDKFTFLGNPKDYWDYFYRCFASESSCPAYGGITYAKSLSEVKTSLGRGRAFIRFCLMFKCLPDTLKACADNVKATSEFYQDWSILHNSQKFHNCIASLYDLNAAAFDLSPGATDLDVSWPHFAKKTNYSWIPQNKRSSITSITVPVSGNKDGPASPVPSSVPQDVFEQMKKELQQKICDAEAATAESARALQVHKDEQKQKEERWKEREEELLAKLAVLENAGMNGSAQDSSTETDQELDKVLQQLATENKDLSVKNGFLTRRLNEILQRLEDSEEALVAARQSELELQTRMEKLRLVNEGLKNLVDAVRQENTILRQQAVVMDKEIHNTHILLEQKKVQCKCLDDQLTELRSKCCEALNSSALKDKKIKKLASILCVIRKRHVTSSKSPSEGEGISSVDDRNVNCDVCDSPADGTTELSALSANNDKVQYQELCKVVDEFPSGDSSTDANSELFEHCLRYLGSALLQQESLIEKASSRVKDLSSATHSINLQLHVLQEVLSMKPPEDAAPSNGHTVVSQEIVQTELTPPRIEGCDFITTLFETLCRNHAKLHGLMQAESQLDAELADCRELNSILASKVHEQERKLCGFVQELDRTKVLLETLEGTHQKLQTAKAVMRYELQEKKHILKNLKAQLETTRENSARVRRSNAESELEWKSLREEFTSRKKQDSQDSGLSDAGHSSREQSPSSGDDTSEKDDPDSVEDFSSAVVDSDNDLSRSPHMLVIDIEERYRIRSQRLEFLEQQCRILYNSLVRSTERSNGLQRRLHSLLRGTRYDTSPTSSSSSDDDAPPVPPSELQSALAVITEEAAALPEERLLTDYESDVEETSQDDSLPEIRKRTLDTVVQRVKMEKFQSEEAIANLRQTITELQEANERLTLQITQMADERLQREKDVRQRACDMLKNERCMKSVQVQELTKERDLLLEQRQELLLKLQEKDEKIAEMEKNNKKTMQAYSTLEEEVAVLTEKLQYQTSSHDHIQQSFAVQQTLITEMKDRIEDQEKSLAELEQSLVGLREDRIAEQTQFFTEMEQVQLVVASREEECLNLGEELRQLRVQADQDRHQNEQLKTELAKAKQSLTTLEGDLKQMSGDSDGLKKQIIRLVKEKDLLWKENDNLQYLQRVQATDKWMNNSETDCCLHCSTQFTLTMRKHHCRLCGKIFCHNCSNNWLMTTASRNPTRVCNDCTTRNEELMRNARRVSITSTVDSEFDLPDASGYKLQKSKTTEIPFRSKRTSIPSHLAEEVALCSSAPSLQSSSPRTMPKIVRNWSFPRLRKLQYLQRSPRGGDDKNFDIISDEEIARSLSACSPYNSFSPPASTEISFHQSSPRTADDIADCGDEGCRGELWVNAGASCGIPIHLDVAETTIRYQFTSDPKTVSFEIKYRSFDADVDAMDVILPSVSVQASPEPVEGQLIVRDPGLYMLVFDNQHSKFMAKKICYKLHAQKPCKDGQASSCV from the exons AAGGACACAAATGACCGTGCTCCAGTTCCTGCAATGGCATCTGGAATACACATAGACAAGGTGGTCGCAGACATCCGAG AATTCGTGAAGGAGCTATGCAAAGAGTACCAGGAAACTCTTATTCCTATCAACGATGACAACGTCAATCTCCACAAGCTCTGCACCAAGCTTGAACACGTTGTCCAACATGGACAGAAAG ACAAGTTCACCTTCTTGGGCAATCCCAAGGATTACTGGGACTACTTCTACCGTTGCTTCGCGTCGGAGAGCAGCTGTCCTGCATACGGCGGCATTACTTACGCAAAGTCTTTAAGCGAG GTCAAGACTAGTCTTGGGAGGGGCCGAGCTTTCATCAGGTTTTGTCTAATGTTCAAGTGTCTTCCCGATACCTTGAAAGCATGCGCTGACAATGTCAAGGCAACTAG TGAGTTTTACCAGGACTGGTCAATACTCCACAATTCACAGAAGTTCCATAACTGTATCGCTTCATTGTATGACCTAAATGCGGCAGCGTTTGACCTGTCACCAGGCGCAACTGATCTAGATGTGTCATGGCCGCATTTTGCAAA GAAAACCAATTATTCCTGGATTCCACAGAACAAGCGTTCAAGTATAACCAGTATTACAGTTCCAGTATCGGGG AATAAAGACGGTCCCGCATCTCCAGTTCCTAGCTCCGTTCCTCAGGATGTCTTCGAGCAGATGAAAAAAGAGCTTCAGCAGAAAATTTGTGACGCCGAAGCTGCCACTGCTGAGTCTGCGAGAGCGCTACAGGTGCACAAGGACGagcaaaaacagaaagaagagcgttggaaagaaagggaagaggaactTTTGGCAAAATTAGCCGTCCTTGAGAACGCTGGGATGAATGGATCCGCCCAAGATTCTTCGACAGAAACGGATCAAGAGCTTGACAAGGTGTTGCAACAGCTCGCAACAGAAAACAAGGACCTGTCTGTGAAGAACGGTTTTCTTACTCGACGACTGAACGAGATCCTACAAAGGCTTGAGGACAGCGAGGAGGCACTGGTAGCTGCAAGGCAATCGGAACTCGAGTTGCAGACCAGAATGGAAAAGCTTCGGCTCGTTAACGAAGGTCTCAAGAACCTGGTAGATGCAGTCCGGCAAGAGAACACGATTCTGCGGCAGCAGGCAGTGGTCATGGATAAAGAGATACACAACACGCACATTCTTCTGGAACAAAAGAAAGTACAGTGTAAGTGTCTGGACGATCAGCTCACAGAACTGAGGTCAAAGTGCTGTGAAGCCCTTAATAGCAGCGCCCTTAAGgataaaaaaattaagaaattAGCAAGCATACTGTGTGTGATACGGAAACGGCATGTAACGTCAAGCAAATCGCCAAGTGAAGGAGAAGGAATCTCAAGTGTTGATGACAGGAATGTCAACTGTGATGTCTGTGATAGCCCCGCCGACGGGACCACTGAACTTTCTGCGCTAAGTGCGAACAATGATAAAGTACAATATCAGGAACTCTGTAAAGTCGTGGACGAATTTCCTTCAGGAGACTCATCGACAGATGCTAACTCTGAGCTGTTTGAACACTGTTTGCGCTACCTCGGGTCGGCGTTGCTACAGCAAGAATCTCTGATCGAGAAAGCAAGCAGCAGAGTGAAAGACTTGTCTTCCGCAACTCATAGTATTAACTTACAACTGCACGTCTTACAGGAAGTGCTAAGCATGAAGCCTCCTGAAGATGCCGCACCTAGCAACGGTCACACTGTGGTGTCACAAGAAATAGTACAAACAGAACTGACGCCACCTCGAATTGAGGGATGTGATTTTATTACTACACTTTTCGAAACCCTCTGCCGTAATCACGCTAAGCTGCATGGGTTGATGCAAGCAGAATCTCAACTGGATGCTGAGCTGGCTGACTGCAGAGAGCTCAACAGTATACTCGCGAGCAAAGTGCATGAGCAAGAACGTAAACTCTGTGGGTTCGTGCAAGAGCTCGACAGGACTAAAGTTCTGCTAGAAACTTTAGAAGGAACGCATCAAAAGTTGCAGACAGCTAAAGCTGTCATGCGGTATGAACTGCAGGAGAAGAAGCACATATTGAAGAACCTCAAAGCCCAACTAGAAACGACGCGCGAAAACAGTGCCAGAGTTCGTCGTTCGAACGCAGAGTCGGAGTTGGAGTGGAAAAGTCTGCGGGAAGAATTTACCAGCAGAAAAAAGCAAGACAGTCAGGACAGCGGTCTCTCGGACGCGGGTCACAGCTCTCGGGAACAGTCTCCTTCTAGCGGTGATGACACGTCAGAGAAGGACGACCCAGATTCCGTTGAAGACTTCAGTTCGGCAGTGGTAGATTCAGATAACGACTTGTCCCGTTCGCCCCATATGCTGGTTATTGATATCGAGGAAAGATATCGTATAAGGTCACAAAGGCTTGAGTTTCTGGAGCAACAGTGCAGGATACTCTACAATAGTTTAGTTCGTAGCACGGAGCGCAGCAACGGGTTGCAGAGGCGGCTCCATAGTTTGCTGCGTGGCACACGCTACGATACTTCCCCAACCAGTAGTAGCAGCAgtgacgacgacgcgcctccaGTGCCTCCATCGGAACTTCAAAGTGCATTGGCTGTTATAACAGAAGAAGCGGCAGCGCTTCCGGAGGAAAGGCTATTGACGGATTACGAGTCTGACGTAGAAGAGACCTCTCAGGACGACTCGCTCCCTGAAATTAGAAAACGTACCCTTGACACTGTTGTGCAGCGAGTGAAAATGGAGAAATTTCAAAGCGAAGAAGCTATCGCAAACTTGAGACAAACTATAACGGAGCTCCAAGAAGCCAATGAACGACTGACTCTGCAGATTACCCAAATGGCGGATGAAAGACTGCAAAGGGAGAAAGATGTAAG GCAGAGGGCATGTGATATGCTGAAGAACGAGCGGTGCATGAAGAGCGTTCAGGTCCAAGAGTTAACAAAGGAACGCGATTTGCTTCTTGAGCAAAGACAAGAACTGCTTCTGAAGCTTCAAGAGAAGGATGAGAAGATTGCGGAGATGGAAAAGAACAACAAGAAGACTATGCAAGCGTATAGCACACTGGAAGAAGAAGTCGCTGTGCTGACAGAGAAGCTGCAATATCAGACATCATCGCATGACCACATACAACAG AGTTTCGCGGTGCAGCAGACCTTGATAACAGAAATGAAAGATAGGATCGAGGATCAAGAAAAATCACTCGCTGAGCTTGAACAGTCACTGGTGGGACTTCGTGAAGATCGCATAGCGGAACAGACCCAGTTCTTCACGGAG ATGGAACAAGTGCAACTTGTGGTAGCATCCAGGGAAGAAGAATGCTTAAATCTGGGCGAAGAGCTTCGGCAG CTACGTGTCCAAGCAGACCAGGACAGGCATCAGAACGAGCAGCTAAAGACGGAACTTGCAAAAGCCAAACAGTCGCTGACAACACTTGAAGGGGATCTAAAGCAGATGTCGGGAGATTCCGATGGCTTAAAGAAGCAGATCATAAGGCTTGTAAA GGAGAAAGACCTTCTTTGGAAGGAGAACGACAACCTTCAATACCTTCAGCGAGTACAAGCGACGGATAAATGGATGAACAACAGTGAAACTGATTGCTGCCTTCACTGTTCAACGCAGTTCACACTTACCATGCGAAAG CACCACTGCCGGCTGTGTGGAAAGATATTTTGTCACAACTGCTCCAACAATTGGCTGATGACAACGGCGAGTCG GAATCCCACACGAGTGTGCAACGATTGTACGACAAGGAACGAAGAACTTATGCGCAACGCCAGGAGGGTATCCATTACGAGCACTGTGGACAGCGAGTTCGACCTCCCTGACGCGTCGGGCTACAAACTACAGAAAAGCAAAACCACTGAGATACCCTTCAGGAGTAAAAGGA CATCCATCCCGAGCCACCTCGCAGAGGAAGTGGCCTTGTGCTCCTCGGCCCCTTCTTTGCAATCGTCGTCGCCACGCACTATGCCAAAAATTGTTCGCAACTG GTCATTCCCTCGACTTCGAAAACTACAGTACCTGCAGAGATCCCCGCGTGGAGGCGATGACAAGAACTTTGACATCATAAGCGACGAAGAGATAGCACGGTCGCTTTCTGCCTGCAGTCCTTACAACAGCTTCAGCCCTCCCGCCAGCACGGAGATATCTTTCCATCAGAGCTCTCCTCGCACCGCAGACGACATTGCCGACTGCGGAGACGAGGGTTGTCGCGGGGAACTGTGGGTCAATGCTGGTGCAAGCTGTGGCATTCCTATCCATCTTGACGTTGCAGAAACTACTATCCGGTACCAGTTCACGTCAGACCCCAAG ACTGTCTCCTTCGAGATAAAGTATAGATCATTTGATGCAGACGTAGACGCCATGGATGTCATCCTACCCTCTGTGAGTGTGCAAGCAAGTCCCGAACCCGTAGAAGGACAGCTGATAGTGCGAGACCCTGGACTCTACATGCTGGTATTTGACAACCAGCACTCAAA GTTCATGGCCAAGAAGATTTGCTACAAGCTTCATGCGCAGAAACCGTGCAAAGACGGTCAAGCGTCGTCGTGCGTATGA
- the LOC135386111 gene encoding FYVE and coiled-coil domain-containing protein 1-like isoform X4: protein MASGIHIDKVVADIREFVKELCKEYQETLIPINDDNVNLHKLCTKLEHVVQHGQKDKFTFLGNPKDYWDYFYRCFASESSCPAYGGITYAKSLSEVKTSLGRGRAFIRFCLMFKCLPDTLKACADNVKATSEFYQDWSILHNSQKFHNCIASLYDLNAAAFDLSPGATDLDVSWPHFAKKTNYSWIPQNKRSSITSITVPVSGNKDGPASPVPSSVPQDVFEQMKKELQQKICDAEAATAESARALQVHKDEQKQKEERWKEREEELLAKLAVLENAGMNGSAQDSSTETDQELDKVLQQLATENKDLSVKNGFLTRRLNEILQRLEDSEEALVAARQSELELQTRMEKLRLVNEGLKNLVDAVRQENTILRQQAVVMDKEIHNTHILLEQKKVQCKCLDDQLTELRSKCCEALNSSALKDKKIKKLASILCVIRKRHVTSSKSPSEGEGISSVDDRNVNCDVCDSPADGTTELSALSANNDKVQYQELCKVVDEFPSGDSSTDANSELFEHCLRYLGSALLQQESLIEKASSRVKDLSSATHSINLQLHVLQEVLSMKPPEDAAPSNGHTVVSQEIVQTELTPPRIEGCDFITTLFETLCRNHAKLHGLMQAESQLDAELADCRELNSILASKVHEQERKLCGFVQELDRTKVLLETLEGTHQKLQTAKAVMRYELQEKKHILKNLKAQLETTRENSARVRRSNAESELEWKSLREEFTSRKKQDSQDSGLSDAGHSSREQSPSSGDDTSEKDDPDSVEDFSSAVVDSDNDLSRSPHMLVIDIEERYRIRSQRLEFLEQQCRILYNSLVRSTERSNGLQRRLHSLLRGTRYDTSPTSSSSSDDDAPPVPPSELQSALAVITEEAAALPEERLLTDYESDVEETSQDDSLPEIRKRTLDTVVQRVKMEKFQSEEAIANLRQTITELQEANERLTLQITQMADERLQREKDVRQRACDMLKNERCMKSVQVQELTKERDLLLEQRQELLLKLQEKDEKIAEMEKNNKKTMQAYSTLEEEVAVLTEKLQYQTSSHDHIQQSFAVQQTLITEMKDRIEDQEKSLAELEQSLVGLREDRIAEQTQFFTEMEQVQLVVASREEECLNLGEELRQLRVQADQDRHQNEQLKTELAKAKQSLTTLEGDLKQMSGDSDGLKKQIIRLVKEKDLLWKENDNLQYLQRVQATDKWMNNSETDCCLHCSTQFTLTMRKAKHHSLLCIMQHHCRLCGKIFCHNCSNNWLMTTASRNPTRVCNDCTTRNEELMRNARRVSITSTVDSEFDLPDASGYKLQKSKTTEIPFRSKRTSIPSHLAEEVALCSSAPSLQSSSPRTMPKIVRNWSFPRLRKLQYLQRSPRGGDDKNFDIISDEEIARSLSACSPYNSFSPPASTEISFHQSSPRTADDIADCGDEGCRGELWVNAGASCGIPIHLDVAETTIRYQFTSDPKTVSFEIKYRSFDADVDAMDVILPSVSVQASPEPVEGQLIVRDPGLYMLVFDNQHSKFMAKKICYKLHAQKPCKDGQASSCV from the exons ATGGCATCTGGAATACACATAGACAAGGTGGTCGCAGACATCCGAG AATTCGTGAAGGAGCTATGCAAAGAGTACCAGGAAACTCTTATTCCTATCAACGATGACAACGTCAATCTCCACAAGCTCTGCACCAAGCTTGAACACGTTGTCCAACATGGACAGAAAG ACAAGTTCACCTTCTTGGGCAATCCCAAGGATTACTGGGACTACTTCTACCGTTGCTTCGCGTCGGAGAGCAGCTGTCCTGCATACGGCGGCATTACTTACGCAAAGTCTTTAAGCGAG GTCAAGACTAGTCTTGGGAGGGGCCGAGCTTTCATCAGGTTTTGTCTAATGTTCAAGTGTCTTCCCGATACCTTGAAAGCATGCGCTGACAATGTCAAGGCAACTAG TGAGTTTTACCAGGACTGGTCAATACTCCACAATTCACAGAAGTTCCATAACTGTATCGCTTCATTGTATGACCTAAATGCGGCAGCGTTTGACCTGTCACCAGGCGCAACTGATCTAGATGTGTCATGGCCGCATTTTGCAAA GAAAACCAATTATTCCTGGATTCCACAGAACAAGCGTTCAAGTATAACCAGTATTACAGTTCCAGTATCGGGG AATAAAGACGGTCCCGCATCTCCAGTTCCTAGCTCCGTTCCTCAGGATGTCTTCGAGCAGATGAAAAAAGAGCTTCAGCAGAAAATTTGTGACGCCGAAGCTGCCACTGCTGAGTCTGCGAGAGCGCTACAGGTGCACAAGGACGagcaaaaacagaaagaagagcgttggaaagaaagggaagaggaactTTTGGCAAAATTAGCCGTCCTTGAGAACGCTGGGATGAATGGATCCGCCCAAGATTCTTCGACAGAAACGGATCAAGAGCTTGACAAGGTGTTGCAACAGCTCGCAACAGAAAACAAGGACCTGTCTGTGAAGAACGGTTTTCTTACTCGACGACTGAACGAGATCCTACAAAGGCTTGAGGACAGCGAGGAGGCACTGGTAGCTGCAAGGCAATCGGAACTCGAGTTGCAGACCAGAATGGAAAAGCTTCGGCTCGTTAACGAAGGTCTCAAGAACCTGGTAGATGCAGTCCGGCAAGAGAACACGATTCTGCGGCAGCAGGCAGTGGTCATGGATAAAGAGATACACAACACGCACATTCTTCTGGAACAAAAGAAAGTACAGTGTAAGTGTCTGGACGATCAGCTCACAGAACTGAGGTCAAAGTGCTGTGAAGCCCTTAATAGCAGCGCCCTTAAGgataaaaaaattaagaaattAGCAAGCATACTGTGTGTGATACGGAAACGGCATGTAACGTCAAGCAAATCGCCAAGTGAAGGAGAAGGAATCTCAAGTGTTGATGACAGGAATGTCAACTGTGATGTCTGTGATAGCCCCGCCGACGGGACCACTGAACTTTCTGCGCTAAGTGCGAACAATGATAAAGTACAATATCAGGAACTCTGTAAAGTCGTGGACGAATTTCCTTCAGGAGACTCATCGACAGATGCTAACTCTGAGCTGTTTGAACACTGTTTGCGCTACCTCGGGTCGGCGTTGCTACAGCAAGAATCTCTGATCGAGAAAGCAAGCAGCAGAGTGAAAGACTTGTCTTCCGCAACTCATAGTATTAACTTACAACTGCACGTCTTACAGGAAGTGCTAAGCATGAAGCCTCCTGAAGATGCCGCACCTAGCAACGGTCACACTGTGGTGTCACAAGAAATAGTACAAACAGAACTGACGCCACCTCGAATTGAGGGATGTGATTTTATTACTACACTTTTCGAAACCCTCTGCCGTAATCACGCTAAGCTGCATGGGTTGATGCAAGCAGAATCTCAACTGGATGCTGAGCTGGCTGACTGCAGAGAGCTCAACAGTATACTCGCGAGCAAAGTGCATGAGCAAGAACGTAAACTCTGTGGGTTCGTGCAAGAGCTCGACAGGACTAAAGTTCTGCTAGAAACTTTAGAAGGAACGCATCAAAAGTTGCAGACAGCTAAAGCTGTCATGCGGTATGAACTGCAGGAGAAGAAGCACATATTGAAGAACCTCAAAGCCCAACTAGAAACGACGCGCGAAAACAGTGCCAGAGTTCGTCGTTCGAACGCAGAGTCGGAGTTGGAGTGGAAAAGTCTGCGGGAAGAATTTACCAGCAGAAAAAAGCAAGACAGTCAGGACAGCGGTCTCTCGGACGCGGGTCACAGCTCTCGGGAACAGTCTCCTTCTAGCGGTGATGACACGTCAGAGAAGGACGACCCAGATTCCGTTGAAGACTTCAGTTCGGCAGTGGTAGATTCAGATAACGACTTGTCCCGTTCGCCCCATATGCTGGTTATTGATATCGAGGAAAGATATCGTATAAGGTCACAAAGGCTTGAGTTTCTGGAGCAACAGTGCAGGATACTCTACAATAGTTTAGTTCGTAGCACGGAGCGCAGCAACGGGTTGCAGAGGCGGCTCCATAGTTTGCTGCGTGGCACACGCTACGATACTTCCCCAACCAGTAGTAGCAGCAgtgacgacgacgcgcctccaGTGCCTCCATCGGAACTTCAAAGTGCATTGGCTGTTATAACAGAAGAAGCGGCAGCGCTTCCGGAGGAAAGGCTATTGACGGATTACGAGTCTGACGTAGAAGAGACCTCTCAGGACGACTCGCTCCCTGAAATTAGAAAACGTACCCTTGACACTGTTGTGCAGCGAGTGAAAATGGAGAAATTTCAAAGCGAAGAAGCTATCGCAAACTTGAGACAAACTATAACGGAGCTCCAAGAAGCCAATGAACGACTGACTCTGCAGATTACCCAAATGGCGGATGAAAGACTGCAAAGGGAGAAAGATGTAAG GCAGAGGGCATGTGATATGCTGAAGAACGAGCGGTGCATGAAGAGCGTTCAGGTCCAAGAGTTAACAAAGGAACGCGATTTGCTTCTTGAGCAAAGACAAGAACTGCTTCTGAAGCTTCAAGAGAAGGATGAGAAGATTGCGGAGATGGAAAAGAACAACAAGAAGACTATGCAAGCGTATAGCACACTGGAAGAAGAAGTCGCTGTGCTGACAGAGAAGCTGCAATATCAGACATCATCGCATGACCACATACAACAG AGTTTCGCGGTGCAGCAGACCTTGATAACAGAAATGAAAGATAGGATCGAGGATCAAGAAAAATCACTCGCTGAGCTTGAACAGTCACTGGTGGGACTTCGTGAAGATCGCATAGCGGAACAGACCCAGTTCTTCACGGAG ATGGAACAAGTGCAACTTGTGGTAGCATCCAGGGAAGAAGAATGCTTAAATCTGGGCGAAGAGCTTCGGCAG CTACGTGTCCAAGCAGACCAGGACAGGCATCAGAACGAGCAGCTAAAGACGGAACTTGCAAAAGCCAAACAGTCGCTGACAACACTTGAAGGGGATCTAAAGCAGATGTCGGGAGATTCCGATGGCTTAAAGAAGCAGATCATAAGGCTTGTAAA GGAGAAAGACCTTCTTTGGAAGGAGAACGACAACCTTCAATACCTTCAGCGAGTACAAGCGACGGATAAATGGATGAACAACAGTGAAACTGATTGCTGCCTTCACTGTTCAACGCAGTTCACACTTACCATGCGAAAG GCGAAGCATCATTCGCTTCTTTGTATAATGCAGCACCACTGCCGGCTGTGTGGAAAGATATTTTGTCACAACTGCTCCAACAATTGGCTGATGACAACGGCGAGTCG GAATCCCACACGAGTGTGCAACGATTGTACGACAAGGAACGAAGAACTTATGCGCAACGCCAGGAGGGTATCCATTACGAGCACTGTGGACAGCGAGTTCGACCTCCCTGACGCGTCGGGCTACAAACTACAGAAAAGCAAAACCACTGAGATACCCTTCAGGAGTAAAAGGA CATCCATCCCGAGCCACCTCGCAGAGGAAGTGGCCTTGTGCTCCTCGGCCCCTTCTTTGCAATCGTCGTCGCCACGCACTATGCCAAAAATTGTTCGCAACTG GTCATTCCCTCGACTTCGAAAACTACAGTACCTGCAGAGATCCCCGCGTGGAGGCGATGACAAGAACTTTGACATCATAAGCGACGAAGAGATAGCACGGTCGCTTTCTGCCTGCAGTCCTTACAACAGCTTCAGCCCTCCCGCCAGCACGGAGATATCTTTCCATCAGAGCTCTCCTCGCACCGCAGACGACATTGCCGACTGCGGAGACGAGGGTTGTCGCGGGGAACTGTGGGTCAATGCTGGTGCAAGCTGTGGCATTCCTATCCATCTTGACGTTGCAGAAACTACTATCCGGTACCAGTTCACGTCAGACCCCAAG ACTGTCTCCTTCGAGATAAAGTATAGATCATTTGATGCAGACGTAGACGCCATGGATGTCATCCTACCCTCTGTGAGTGTGCAAGCAAGTCCCGAACCCGTAGAAGGACAGCTGATAGTGCGAGACCCTGGACTCTACATGCTGGTATTTGACAACCAGCACTCAAA GTTCATGGCCAAGAAGATTTGCTACAAGCTTCATGCGCAGAAACCGTGCAAAGACGGTCAAGCGTCGTCGTGCGTATGA